Proteins from a single region of Sphaerochaeta globosa str. Buddy:
- a CDS encoding aldose 1-epimerase has protein sequence MTSRINKEELNGISGYRLEAGLYSAFICAQKGANCIQLSKGEADLLRTPPSQEEFFAQPNLYGTPLLFPPNRINSGRFTFGGREYCLPINEQERGHHIHGFLSSTPFKPKERWCTAKEAHISFLYEATASEPYLSFGHTFSVESSFSLDETGLTHALTITNTSETAMPVGVGFHTAFNADFLHEGREEAYVLKVDADQEILIERSTFMPTGEYARDNALLTALREGSYRPYAQALSNHLTTKTDQVHEIWYTHLPSQRSIHYSTSSPLDYWMLFNKGGKEGFVCAEPQTWIIDAPNSKLPPEKSGFRALGMGESLAVSTHLALIG, from the coding sequence ATGACATCTAGAATCAATAAAGAAGAACTTAACGGCATCAGCGGCTATCGTTTGGAAGCAGGGCTCTACAGTGCCTTCATCTGCGCCCAAAAGGGGGCAAACTGCATCCAGCTAAGTAAGGGAGAGGCAGACCTGCTACGCACCCCACCTTCACAAGAAGAATTTTTTGCTCAACCCAATCTGTATGGCACTCCCCTGCTGTTTCCTCCCAATCGCATCAATAGCGGAAGGTTTACGTTTGGAGGCAGGGAATACTGCTTGCCGATCAACGAGCAGGAACGGGGTCATCACATTCATGGGTTTCTCAGCAGCACGCCTTTCAAGCCGAAAGAGCGGTGGTGCACTGCAAAAGAAGCGCATATCAGTTTCCTCTATGAGGCTACCGCCTCTGAGCCCTATCTCTCCTTCGGCCACACATTCTCAGTGGAATCCTCCTTCAGCCTTGATGAGACAGGGCTGACTCATGCGTTGACCATCACCAACACGTCAGAGACTGCAATGCCGGTGGGCGTGGGTTTTCATACTGCTTTCAATGCTGACTTTCTACATGAGGGAAGAGAAGAAGCGTATGTACTGAAGGTGGACGCCGACCAGGAAATCCTGATCGAACGGTCAACGTTCATGCCTACCGGTGAATATGCTAGGGATAACGCACTGCTTACTGCACTGCGGGAGGGTTCCTATAGACCGTATGCTCAGGCACTTTCCAACCACCTCACCACCAAAACTGACCAGGTGCATGAAATCTGGTATACCCACCTACCGAGTCAGAGGAGCATCCATTACAGCACCAGCTCGCCTTTGGACTATTGGATGCTCTTCAATAAGGGGGGCAAGGAAGGGTTTGTCTGTGCTGAGCCGCAAACCTGGATCATCGATGCCCCGAACTCAAAGCTTCCACCCGAAAAGAGTGGATTCCGTGCTCTTGGGATGGGTGAAAGCCTTGCAGTGAGTACTCATCTAGCTTTGATCGGCTAA
- a CDS encoding SPFH domain-containing protein — MEELYIILAITFFVILIVLKGIKQVSQGQAMIIERLGKYVRTLDSGINFIIPFLDRKRVVKHLNYKPDGLSIYCVDLREQVYDIPSQAVITRDNISLTVDTLIFYQIVEPHRALYEISDLIMAIRELSKTTMRNVFGEMDLDASLSSRDVVNQRLRTILDEATDKWGVKILRVEIQDIVPPADLKEDMERQMRAERTRRQEVTIAEGKKQAAILEAEGVKQSLILNAQGESESRIMKAEAFKTEKILLAQGEAESIQLVQQAKAIGLDAVRKVYAEQGGSNNLLMMEVLRSQNEIAKDLANGTSQKIFLPTEAAGLFGSIKGIQELLSTRDSLADQS; from the coding sequence ATGGAAGAGCTCTATATTATTCTTGCGATCACGTTCTTTGTCATTCTCATCGTACTGAAGGGCATTAAGCAGGTAAGCCAAGGCCAGGCGATGATCATCGAGCGGTTGGGTAAATATGTGCGAACCCTGGATTCGGGCATTAACTTCATTATCCCGTTTTTGGACCGCAAGCGGGTGGTAAAACACCTCAACTACAAGCCCGACGGCCTCTCCATCTACTGCGTCGACCTTCGCGAGCAGGTCTACGACATCCCCTCGCAGGCGGTGATTACACGCGACAACATCAGCCTGACCGTCGACACCCTGATTTTCTACCAGATTGTGGAACCACACCGGGCCCTGTATGAGATCAGCGACCTGATCATGGCCATCCGTGAGCTCTCCAAGACCACCATGCGTAACGTGTTCGGTGAAATGGACCTCGATGCCAGCCTCTCTTCTCGTGATGTTGTGAACCAAAGGCTGCGCACCATCCTCGATGAGGCAACCGACAAGTGGGGGGTGAAAATCCTTCGTGTTGAAATCCAAGACATTGTCCCCCCTGCCGATCTCAAGGAGGATATGGAGCGGCAGATGCGCGCCGAGCGTACCCGCAGGCAGGAAGTCACCATAGCCGAGGGAAAGAAGCAGGCTGCCATACTGGAAGCTGAAGGAGTCAAGCAGAGCTTGATTCTCAACGCCCAAGGAGAAAGCGAGTCCCGTATAATGAAGGCCGAAGCATTCAAGACAGAGAAGATTCTGCTCGCCCAAGGCGAGGCGGAGTCAATTCAGCTTGTACAGCAAGCAAAAGCCATCGGCCTCGATGCTGTACGAAAGGTCTATGCTGAGCAAGGTGGTTCGAACAACCTGCTGATGATGGAAGTGCTGCGTTCCCAGAACGAGATTGCCAAGGACCTAGCCAATGGAACCAGCCAGAAGATTTTCCTCCCCACCGAGGCAGCCGGCTTGTTTGGATCTATCAAGGGCATCCAGGAACTGCTTTCTACCAGAGACTCCTTAGCCGATCAAAGCTAG
- a CDS encoding NfeD family protein — MNLWWVFVTVGILLMAMEIITPGFIIMWFGIATIVAAIPVYFGASTSVVLITFAITLLILTVFVRRIFTNRFAGKGGIRTNASSLIGEKGVVIESIDPLKATGKVRVRKEVWSAGTKSGKPIGVDQIVVVQAIEGVKLLVEKE, encoded by the coding sequence ATGAATTTGTGGTGGGTATTTGTAACAGTTGGTATTCTTTTGATGGCCATGGAAATCATTACTCCGGGCTTTATTATCATGTGGTTCGGTATCGCAACCATTGTAGCTGCAATACCGGTCTATTTCGGAGCTTCTACGTCGGTGGTTCTGATCACGTTTGCTATAACGCTGCTCATACTCACCGTATTCGTCAGAAGAATCTTCACCAATAGGTTTGCAGGCAAGGGTGGCATTCGGACCAACGCCTCCTCCCTGATCGGGGAGAAAGGGGTAGTCATTGAGTCGATCGACCCCCTCAAGGCAACAGGGAAGGTGCGGGTTCGCAAGGAAGTCTGGAGCGCCGGGACAAAAAGTGGAAAGCCTATCGGTGTCGACCAGATTGTCGTAGTCCAAGCCATCGAAGGGGTGAAACTGTTGGTGGAAAAGGAGTAG
- a CDS encoding response regulator transcription factor codes for MEERLKVLVAEDENILRKGLILTTDWKALGMVVIAEADNGIDAQELALKLEPDILVTDIAMPGKDGLELIGVLSDQLPDCECIIISGHAQFSYAQKALSHGVKGYILKPIDPKELAAVLTKAAKEIHSRKQEREKDLELEQLRALSEGFVPGKASLSKDYRDQYIQDAVAIIEQHYAEHLNVGDIAEHMGLSERTLSNLFKERTGYTFLEYLTLYRMRMATAMLQQKERQVGEVALMVGYKDYRYFCKIFKSCFGLTPLEFKKGGR; via the coding sequence ATGGAAGAAAGGTTGAAGGTATTGGTAGCTGAGGATGAGAATATACTGAGAAAGGGGCTAATTCTCACTACCGATTGGAAGGCTTTGGGCATGGTCGTCATCGCAGAGGCCGACAACGGTATCGATGCACAAGAACTAGCTCTTAAGCTAGAACCTGATATCCTAGTCACCGATATCGCCATGCCAGGCAAGGATGGTCTTGAGCTCATCGGCGTTTTATCTGATCAGCTTCCCGATTGTGAGTGCATTATCATCAGCGGCCATGCGCAATTTTCCTATGCCCAGAAAGCTCTCAGTCACGGGGTGAAGGGCTACATTCTTAAGCCCATAGATCCCAAAGAGCTGGCAGCGGTACTCACCAAGGCCGCCAAAGAGATTCACAGCCGCAAACAGGAACGGGAAAAAGACCTTGAATTGGAGCAGCTGAGAGCTCTCTCTGAGGGATTTGTCCCAGGTAAAGCCAGTTTATCAAAAGATTATCGAGATCAATACATCCAAGATGCGGTCGCCATCATCGAGCAACACTATGCCGAGCATCTGAACGTAGGAGATATTGCCGAGCACATGGGGTTGAGCGAAAGAACCCTTTCGAATCTGTTCAAGGAACGAACCGGTTATACCTTTTTGGAATATCTCACCTTGTATCGAATGCGAATGGCCACCGCGATGCTGCAACAAAAGGAGCGGCAGGTGGGAGAGGTAGCCCTTATGGTTGGGTACAAGGACTATCGTTACTTCTGCAAGATTTTCAAGAGTTGTTTCGGTCTCACTCCACTGGAGTTCAAGAAAGGCGGCCGTTGA
- a CDS encoding sensor histidine kinase: protein MQRRVRKFFSQLLISYLLIGVLPLVIIGPLAYSLVRNILLDRVRSTTVEVNDRLFLQLQGLVGDTLTVLDAIATDQTFLPLYASQISQEQQTNLYNALFLLLTARHLKPAVHVVSLDGHVRLNSVETPIEYTQESYRNWGVLRKAFLTQGEAVLYLHASQDSLGRIFSLARHVKQASFEGFIILDIGYEQLKDILDTHSTAHFPYVAILDEHKTSSRILNGIFTDEELDFIRQSSLSIHTPVSINDGQRYQFSIQNDRALAFSLVSLYPLAQIDEITSIVATISISLGTLMTLLCFYLAYRYSRKASKPLDEVVACLKRVSEGDFSARTHIIGNDEFGVLGESVNEMVMNMERLLLTNQQKEQSLRTAQIKALQAQTRPHFIFNCLELVKWYILLNQSEEASATIVELGLLLRSTLDLAEGMITLEEELAIVSHYLALQQRRMGERLSVECDIDSTLNSLTIPRFLLQPLVENALMHGLEKKRGKGRLTIGTKREDAAILFTISDDGVGMESERAKGMASYREIIDAMQEGTGLQNVQRRLTLNYGSACEFFIRSDVGKGTTITIRIQQEVLQWKKG from the coding sequence CGGCGTGCTGCCGTTGGTAATTATCGGTCCGCTGGCATACTCTCTTGTACGCAATATTCTGCTTGATCGGGTACGTTCAACAACTGTGGAAGTGAATGATCGTCTCTTTCTTCAACTGCAGGGACTGGTTGGTGACACCTTGACTGTATTGGATGCAATTGCCACCGACCAAACCTTTCTTCCTCTGTATGCTTCGCAAATTTCCCAAGAACAACAAACCAATCTTTATAATGCCCTTTTCCTGTTGCTTACTGCACGTCACCTCAAGCCTGCAGTCCATGTAGTATCACTTGATGGTCACGTACGTCTGAATTCTGTAGAAACACCCATCGAATATACCCAAGAGTCCTATCGTAACTGGGGTGTCCTTCGCAAAGCCTTTCTAACCCAAGGTGAGGCAGTGTTATATCTACACGCCTCTCAGGATAGTCTGGGACGAATATTCAGTCTTGCAAGACATGTCAAGCAAGCTTCCTTTGAGGGTTTCATTATTCTCGATATTGGATATGAGCAACTAAAGGATATTTTGGATACTCACTCTACCGCCCACTTTCCCTATGTGGCTATACTCGACGAGCATAAGACAAGCAGTCGGATACTCAACGGAATTTTTACTGATGAAGAGCTAGATTTTATACGTCAGAGCAGCCTAAGCATCCATACCCCTGTTTCCATCAACGACGGCCAGCGTTATCAATTCTCTATCCAGAATGATAGAGCTCTTGCGTTCTCGTTAGTTTCTCTTTATCCGTTGGCCCAGATTGATGAAATTACATCCATTGTGGCTACCATCAGCATATCGCTGGGAACACTCATGACACTCTTATGTTTTTATCTTGCCTATCGATACAGCCGAAAAGCATCCAAGCCGTTGGATGAGGTGGTTGCATGCTTGAAGCGTGTTAGCGAGGGAGACTTTTCTGCTCGAACGCACATCATCGGCAACGATGAATTTGGCGTGCTCGGTGAATCGGTGAACGAGATGGTAATGAACATGGAACGGCTGTTACTGACCAACCAGCAGAAGGAGCAGAGCCTCAGGACTGCCCAGATTAAGGCATTACAGGCCCAGACTAGGCCGCACTTTATTTTCAACTGTTTGGAGTTGGTCAAATGGTACATTCTGCTTAACCAAAGCGAGGAAGCTTCCGCCACAATTGTTGAGCTGGGTCTTTTGCTCAGGAGTACGCTCGATTTGGCCGAAGGTATGATCACTCTCGAAGAGGAACTGGCCATTGTTTCCCACTACCTAGCTTTGCAGCAACGAAGAATGGGCGAGCGTTTGTCAGTCGAGTGTGATATTGATTCAACGCTTAACTCACTCACGATTCCCCGCTTTCTTCTCCAGCCTCTCGTTGAGAATGCTCTTATGCATGGACTTGAGAAGAAACGGGGAAAAGGGAGGCTGACCATCGGTACAAAGCGCGAGGATGCTGCAATACTATTCACGATTTCCGATGACGGGGTCGGCATGGAGAGTGAGAGGGCAAAAGGCATGGCATCCTATCGTGAAATCATTGATGCAATGCAGGAGGGTACCGGGCTGCAGAATGTTCAGAGGCGACTTACGTTGAACTATGGCAGTGCTTGTGAATTCTTCATCAGATCCGATGTGGGCAAGGGAACTACCATTACGATTCGCATACAGCAAGAGGTACTGCAATGGAAGAAAGGTTGA